The genomic region TCCCGGCTGGTGCTGTATGAAGTAGCGGAGAGCCCCCTGTTCGACTTCGAGAACGAGATGCGGGATAAGTTCCCGGGCCTGGACATCGCGGTGATCATCGGGGACGTACGCGACCGCGCCAGGGTCGAGGAGGCGATGCGCGTCCACCGGCCGGCGATCGTGTACCACGCGGCGGCGTACAAGCACGTTCCGATGATGGAGCTGCACCCGGTCGAGGCGGTGAAGACCAACGTCCTCGGTACGCGGATCGTGGCGGAGGCGTCGGCCAGGTTCGGCGTGAAGCGGTTCGTGCTCGTGTCGACCGACAAGGCGGTCCGGCCCACCAACGTGATGGGGGCGACCAAGCGGCTGGCCGAGCTCGTCATCCACAACATGAACGGGGAAGGGAAGGACACGGTGTTCGTCGCGGTCCGGTTCGGCAACGTGCTGGGCAGCGCGGGGAGCGTGATCCCGATCTTCCGCAAGCAGCTCGAGTCCACGGGGAAGGTGACCGTCACCCACCCGGAGGCGTCGCGCTACTTCATGCTGATCCCCGAGGCGGCCGGGCTGATCCTGCAGGCGGGCGCGATGGGGGAGGGGGGAGAGGTGTTCGTCCTCGACATGGGCGAACCGGTGAAGATCCTCGACCTGGCAAAAAACCTGATCCGGCTATCCGGGAAGGAGCTCGGCGTGGACGCCGAGATCGTCTACACGGGGTTGCGCCCCGGGGAGAAGCTGCACGAGGAGTTGATCATCGAGGGGGAGGACGTGAACGGGACCTCCCACCCGAAGGTCATGAAGCTGATCGGCAACGAGAAGATGCCCGCCTCCTGGCCCCGCCGGCTGGAGGAGCTGATCATCGCCGCCATCACCGGGGAGCGCCGCTCCGTTGTGGAGAAGCTCGACGCTCTCGTGAAAGGGTACCGCCCCGCGTACGAATTCCACGGAGTCCCGGTCATGGCAACCGCCGACCCGCAGAACCGGGACGTTGATGAAAACCGCAGAACTTCCACGGAACACGAACACGGTTCCGCACTTTCGCCCGATTCCCCGCCCCGCCCCCCCACGATCACCCCCCCCTCGAAGTCGCTGCATTAACCCCCGAACCGCTTTCGGAAGGCGATCTGGAATCCCACGTCCGGCGCCGATTCGTTCAGGACGTTCTCCGCGATTCCCAGGTCCATCTCCACCCCGTCCGGAAGCGCGAACGTGAACCCGCCCATCAGGTGGACGGTCGACGTCAGAGGCTTGAACCCGTTCTCGCGGGACAAGGCCGTGTGCCCGTCGGCCTGGAGCTTGAGGGCGACCCACGAGGCGGGGGACCACCCCGCGCCGATCGTCCCGAACCCGACGACGGGACGGCGAAGGTCGCCGAGGATCGTGTCGGTGCCGATGTACAGGACTCCCGCCGAGGCGAAGAGCGCCGTGTTCCATCGGGAGAACGTAACCGGATCGAGGACCGCGATCCGCAACGACGCTTCCGTCCCGCCGCTGCCGGCGAGCTCCTTTTCATTCCCCGTGGGCAGCTTCAGCGCGGCGCGGAGCGCCGTCGGTCGTCTTGCGCCGCCCGGCAGGGAGAGGCGCCACGCGGCGGAAAGCAGGACGTCCCCGAACGCCCACGTGTCGTCCGTCAGGACGACGATCGCCGTCCCGTCCCGCGTGTACGTGTAGCCGAACCGGTCGCGAGGGTTCCCGGTTCCGTCGTTCTTCGGCTTGCCGATGAACCGGTGGAAATCGTCGATGAAGCCGTCCAGGAACCCGCCCGAGTGGTTGATCAAGGGCACGTCGATCCCGGCTTCGAGCCGAGGACCGGCCCCGTACCGCAGCGCCAGGGTAGTGCGCCACGTCTCGCCGTCGAGGGACGCCGACTGCCGGGGACCCGCGCCGCCGTGGTAGCTGTTCGCCGCGTCGACGACCAGCCGCGAAAGGACGGTTCCCGCCGGGGCGGTGTCGCCGTCCTCCGCGGGCGGCAGGCCGAACGCCTGGACCAGCGGGCTGAAGTGCCGGGCGTAGAAGGGGTGGATTTCGACCGCCTGCGCGGCCGGGACCGACAGGAGGATCTGCAGGAATGACAGGGCGGCGACCGCCCGCTGGTTCACCTTTCCCCCCAAAACGTCTCCACCAGCCCGACCTTCCAGGCGCCATCCTCCAGGAACATCTGAAGCGCCGCGGGGTGAGTCGCCCCCTTTTGGGTGATGAGGATCACCGCGCGCTCCCTCCCCACATCTCCGATTTCCCATCGGCCGCGCTCCAGCGGATCGTCCGGATCGAACCGGCGGACAAAGGCGTTCCAGTACGCTTGCGCGATCGTCCCCCCCGCCTCGAAATCCGCCGCGACCTCCTCCCGGGGAAGCGGTTTTTCTCCCTCGGCCGCGGCGGCCTTGACCGTGTCGTCCACGATCGCGCGGCGCGACTTCGCGCTCAAGGCGGAGAAGATCGCCGGGTAGTCTCGGTTTTTCATCGACAGGAAGAGCGACTCGGCGCGGGCCAGGATGGCGGGAACGGCGGGGTGGTGTTCATCCCCTGCGGAGTGAACGGGGCCCGGGTGCGCGGCGAAGGTGGCGGACAGGAGAAAAACGGACGCGCCCGCGAAGAGGAGGGCGCGCCGGGTGCGGCGGAATTCGGTGGACGCGTCGATCAGTGGTGCGCGGGCGTGGTGCTCCCGCCGCCCCCGCCCCCGGCGGCGATCCCGATGCCGATGACGGCGGCGGTTCCGGCGGCGATCCAGCCGATGGTTCCTGCGGACATCCCTTCCGCGGTCTTGGCGCCGGCGGCCTCGCCGGCATTGGCGGCCGGGGCCGAATTGGACGGAGGCGGAGCCGGAGCGGCCGGCTTCTTGTCGACGCCCGGTTCCATCGTCTTCTTCGGCCACGTTTCCCACGTGTCGGCGGCCGACGCGGTGATCGCGGACGAGATCGAGAAGCAGAGGAAGAGGGTCGCGGACAGGACGGCGGTCGCGGCCTTTCGGATGTGTCGGCATCGTTTCCTGTTCATTTGAAACCCCCTTTGGATACGGCGGGTTATCTTGAATCCTTGTACATCGAAGGCCGGTCGGTGTCAAGGAGCGGCCCAGCGTTGCGGCCGATCAGGTCGAACAGCGGCTGGTGGCGGTCGATGTCCTGCGCGACGTCGCGCGTCCATGGGGAGAGGCTGTACCGGTACACCGTACGCGAATCGCGCCCGGCGAAGAGACGGATCGGGATGTCCACGGCGATCCCCTTGTCGTGGTATCCGCGGTTGTACGGGTCCGTGAACATGGTCGTGCTCGTGGCGCTGTACCAGGCCGACAGCGTGACGCCGCCGATGAATTTCGACGCGGAGATCCGGACCCCCTTGTCGCCCGCCAGGAACCGGCCCGCCTTGACGTCGAGCGCCGAGCCGATCTCCGGCACGTTCAGCCGCCCCAGGAGCAGGACGGTGTGGTGATCGGCGCCGCCGCGGAAACCGAACGTCCCGTCGGGTGCGCGCTTTCGGACCACGCTCCCGGACGCCCCGGCGAGGACCCTTCCGCTCCACAGGGGGATCGCGGCCTCGCCGTCCGCGCCGCCGAACATCCGTTCGAGCATCCCCGCCTCCAGGCGGAGGTACGCCGGCTCCCGCGAGGCGAACGTCTGGGCGAAGAGAAGCCGCCCGAGGGAAACGTCCTGCCGCATGTACTCCGCCACGTCGCTGCGGACCGGGATCGAAAGCGGTGCGTTCGACGTGGAGATGTTGTTCAGCGGGTGCGCGTCCAGCTCCAGGAGCGACGCCCCCCCCTTCCAGGGGTAGACGGTAACTCCCCCGGCCGCTCCGAGCCGGTACTTGAAGAAGCCGGACGGGTCGTTCAGGAACGTTGCGAACGACGGCTTCAGGTGGTAGTCGTACCGGCGCCGGTGCGAGAGGTTTCCGGCCGGTCCGGAGAAGTCCGACGACCGGAATCCCGTCGATTCCCCGATCCGCTCCCGCAGGTCGGCGGTCCCGCGGGCTTCCGTCAGCGCGGGGCCGGGGACGGTGGCCTCGGCGACGGGGATCCCGTTCTCCGTGAACACGACCCGCACGTATTCGACGGTCGGCGGCACGAACGGGGCGATCGTCTCGAAGAGGACGGCGGCGGCGCGGGGGGTGAAGAAGTACCGGTCGTTCCGCGCGTCGACCCGCAGGTGGAAGCCGTCGGATTCGACCCCGATGTCGCTGAAGCCGGCTTCGGACAGGGCGAGGCCGATCCGGTCGGAAAGCGGCAGGCGGGCGGCTTCGGGGCGCTCCCGGTACGGCGGGTCGTATATCGGGACCAGCGGCCGGCCGATCTCGAAGTCGACGGAGGCGGAGATCCCGAGCTCGCTCCCGCGCTGCCAGCTCGCGGTCAGATCCAGCCAGCGGAGCGGCTTGACGCGGACGCCCAGGTTCACGGGCGAAGCGACGGCGGAGGGGAAATATTTCGGCTGCGCCGGGTCCTGCGTCTGCCGCTCGTAGCGGACGGGGGAGTATTCGGCGAGAAGCGACAGCCACGGCGTGGCGGCGAACCGCACGCCGCCGAAGGGGAGCGCCTCCCGGGCCCACTTCGCCGGGTCGGTGAGAAGCTCGAGCCTGAACCCCTCCCCCTGCGACGGGAGCGGCCGCCTGCCGAGGCGCCCGTTGCCGAACCCCAGCGAAAGGTCGAACGGGCCGATCCGCTTGCCGGCCACGACCGCCTGGGACGCCTGGAGTCGCGTCCCGTGCGGGTCGGAGATCGTCACGGCCACGGCGGGAAGGAATTTCCCTTCCTTGAGCAGCAGGAATTTCGCGTCGACCGCCTTGTCCTTGAAGTCGCCGTACGCGCCGTTATCGTTGAAACCGGGAACGCCGATAACCTGCGTCACCCGCGCGTTCACCTCCACCCGTTCGAACAGGCCGACGGTCCCGTAGTAGAACCGGTACGGGTGGACGTACGTGGAGCCGAGACGGTACCGGTTCCCGCGCATCGGGCGTGCGTCGGGGGTCTCGAACAGCCCGGTGACGCCGAAGTTGTTCGGCCCGTCGAACGGTTCTCCCGCGGTTCGGCGCG from Deltaproteobacteria bacterium harbors:
- a CDS encoding YjbH domain-containing protein — translated: MVFRKTSQTVGLPLLACLFLAHLTAGPAGAIGGPRPVTVSVEGEVRNPGTHALPHDATLSTLIVAAGGYTDNAELSGATLLRGATVIPVELSHPRLMKNSPRDVPLNEGDTLRIPSRVPGAPARPTTRRTAGEPFDGPNNFGVTGLFETPDARPMRGNRYRLGSTYVHPYRFYYGTVGLFERVEVNARVTQVIGVPGFNDNGAYGDFKDKAVDAKFLLLKEGKFLPAVAVTISDPHGTRLQASQAVVAGKRIGPFDLSLGFGNGRLGRRPLPSQGEGFRLELLTDPAKWAREALPFGGVRFAATPWLSLLAEYSPVRYERQTQDPAQPKYFPSAVASPVNLGVRVKPLRWLDLTASWQRGSELGISASVDFEIGRPLVPIYDPPYRERPEAARLPLSDRIGLALSEAGFSDIGVESDGFHLRVDARNDRYFFTPRAAAVLFETIAPFVPPTVEYVRVVFTENGIPVAEATVPGPALTEARGTADLRERIGESTGFRSSDFSGPAGNLSHRRRYDYHLKPSFATFLNDPSGFFKYRLGAAGGVTVYPWKGGASLLELDAHPLNNISTSNAPLSIPVRSDVAEYMRQDVSLGRLLFAQTFASREPAYLRLEAGMLERMFGGADGEAAIPLWSGRVLAGASGSVVRKRAPDGTFGFRGGADHHTVLLLGRLNVPEIGSALDVKAGRFLAGDKGVRISASKFIGGVTLSAWYSATSTTMFTDPYNRGYHDKGIAVDIPIRLFAGRDSRTVYRYSLSPWTRDVAQDIDRHQPLFDLIGRNAGPLLDTDRPSMYKDSR
- a CDS encoding polysaccharide biosynthesis protein; the protein is MKNLVVLKFLLHLAIFLSANHLAYLVRFEFSIPRDFVAVMRHTIPLLIIAKAFAFLVCGLFRGWWRHVAIQDVPPIVAGCTLGSVLFAAGVYLVPEQTPIPRSIYILDWGFTLALVLGTRFSIRMAKETLGFAQRRDGRRVLVVGAGSAGRMIVREIRENPGLGMVEVGFVDDDWLKVNTRIYGVPVLGGHSDIQAICEKHRIDEIIIAIPSATPSRLRHILSHCNDVKARARILPGVGELIGGSVSVALLRNVDLEDLLGRDPVALDADLLHRHVTGRVVMVTGAAGSIGSELCRQLAGLSPSRLVLYEVAESPLFDFENEMRDKFPGLDIAVIIGDVRDRARVEEAMRVHRPAIVYHAAAYKHVPMMELHPVEAVKTNVLGTRIVAEASARFGVKRFVLVSTDKAVRPTNVMGATKRLAELVIHNMNGEGKDTVFVAVRFGNVLGSAGSVIPIFRKQLESTGKVTVTHPEASRYFMLIPEAAGLILQAGAMGEGGEVFVLDMGEPVKILDLAKNLIRLSGKELGVDAEIVYTGLRPGEKLHEELIIEGEDVNGTSHPKVMKLIGNEKMPASWPRRLEELIIAAITGERRSVVEKLDALVKGYRPAYEFHGVPVMATADPQNRDVDENRRTSTEHEHGSALSPDSPPRPPTITPPSKSLH
- a CDS encoding DUF3187 family protein, translated to MNQRAVAALSFLQILLSVPAAQAVEIHPFYARHFSPLVQAFGLPPAEDGDTAPAGTVLSRLVVDAANSYHGGAGPRQSASLDGETWRTTLALRYGAGPRLEAGIDVPLINHSGGFLDGFIDDFHRFIGKPKNDGTGNPRDRFGYTYTRDGTAIVVLTDDTWAFGDVLLSAAWRLSLPGGARRPTALRAALKLPTGNEKELAGSGGTEASLRIAVLDPVTFSRWNTALFASAGVLYIGTDTILGDLRRPVVGFGTIGAGWSPASWVALKLQADGHTALSRENGFKPLTSTVHLMGGFTFALPDGVEMDLGIAENVLNESAPDVGFQIAFRKRFGG